The [Chlorobium] sp. 445 genome has a segment encoding these proteins:
- a CDS encoding phage shock protein A — translation MAGLFRRIFRVAQSEAHAVVDKMEDPVKMTEQGIRELRADLAKSIQALAQVKAVAVRLRKDGEDQLRQAQEYERKAMALLQRAQAGDLDMAEAERLATEALNRKQEFESRGRQLLADAQIQQQQSDALQAKVQKLQSTITRYENELITLKGRAKAAEATKKINQQLSGVDASGTIAMLEKMKERVTQTEAEAEAYAQIAEATTTVDEQINKVLATPSKAAASDSLLELKRKMGMLPAADSGTSATSGANTTSSAL, via the coding sequence ATGGCAGGATTATTCAGAAGAATTTTCAGAGTTGCGCAATCGGAAGCGCATGCAGTCGTCGATAAAATGGAAGACCCTGTGAAAATGACGGAGCAAGGTATTCGTGAATTGCGTGCTGATTTAGCAAAATCAATTCAAGCGCTTGCGCAAGTGAAAGCGGTTGCTGTGCGGCTGCGCAAAGATGGTGAAGATCAGTTGCGTCAAGCTCAAGAGTATGAGCGCAAAGCCATGGCGCTCCTGCAGCGCGCACAAGCTGGCGATCTGGATATGGCAGAAGCTGAGCGATTGGCAACAGAAGCCCTCAATCGCAAGCAAGAGTTTGAGTCGCGTGGTCGCCAACTGCTGGCTGATGCCCAAATCCAGCAGCAGCAGTCCGATGCTTTGCAAGCGAAAGTGCAAAAACTTCAATCTACCATCACGCGCTACGAAAATGAACTGATAACACTCAAGGGTAGAGCGAAAGCCGCTGAAGCCACGAAGAAAATCAATCAGCAGCTCTCGGGCGTGGATGCATCAGGTACGATTGCAATGCTTGAAAAGATGAAAGAGCGCGTAACACAAACCGAAGCAGAAGCCGAAGCCTACGCACAAATTGCAGAAGCCACGACAACCGTGGATGAGCAAATCAACAAAGTGTTGGCAACGCCCTCAAAAGCAGCGGCGTCCGATTCCTTACTGGAACTCAAGCGCAAGATGGGCATGTTGCCTGCTGCTGATTCTGGCACAAGTGCAACAAGCGGAGCAAATACAACTTCGTCAGCCCTCTAA
- a CDS encoding molecular chaperone Tir, which produces METRFQAIKNMILDMDLKIVKEDEQNEILVVEDEEYGIKNMVIDCEDTILVIEQVIMPVPENPGDFYEKLLKMNRTLVHGAFVLDEEGKNVIFRDTLQIENLDPNELYASIEALSFGLAEHSSELLRYAKA; this is translated from the coding sequence GTGGAAACCCGCTTCCAAGCGATAAAGAATATGATTCTGGATATGGACTTGAAGATTGTCAAAGAAGACGAACAAAATGAAATTTTGGTAGTCGAAGATGAAGAATACGGTATTAAAAATATGGTGATTGACTGCGAGGATACAATTTTAGTCATTGAGCAAGTCATCATGCCCGTGCCAGAAAATCCGGGTGATTTTTATGAAAAATTGCTCAAAATGAACCGTACCTTAGTTCATGGAGCATTTGTGCTCGATGAAGAAGGTAAAAACGTCATTTTCCGAGACACACTGCAAATCGAGAATTTGGATCCAAATGAACTGTACGCTTCGATTGAAGCGCTCTCGTTCGGTTTGGCTGAACACAGCAGCGAACTTCTCAGATACGCAAAAGCATAA